In Citrus sinensis cultivar Valencia sweet orange chromosome 3, DVS_A1.0, whole genome shotgun sequence, the sequence GCcaatcttctcttcttcttcaacgTCAACGTCCTCTTCTGGATCATCAGTCTCATCCAGAACAGCAACTGGGTCAGTGCATGTGCATCTATCGCCTCTCTttcaattcattaattttctgCTACTTGTTGACTTTATTTCTCTTATATATGGTGGTTTTGCTTTGCATGGCAGATGATAGATTTGTACTGGACTGTGATACCGGTGATGCTTGTTCATTTCTTTGCAACGCACCCATTGAGTTTGGGCCAATATAATCACTGGAGGTCGAAAGTAGTCATAGCGTTAACATGGGTGTGGAGTTTAAGGCTGAGTCATAACTACATGCGGCGTGAGAAATGGCAGTGGGGTGCCAGGGAAGACTGGCGCTTCAACGATATGCGCTCTCAGTATGGCAAACACTGGTGGTGGGTTTCTTTCTTCGCCGTCTACCTCTCACAACAGGTTATtccaaatcttttttaatctctctctctctctctctctccctccccCCCACCCCCCTCCCTCCGTTggataaaatatgaaaatttctgAACTTGGGAGCAAGTGCTTGACCAAATGCTGCAATGAGTcttgagttttatttttgggCAAATGTCAGATGATTTATAATACTGGCCGAGGGCATCTAAACGTTGGATTGGTAAAACCCTTCTTGGAGTCCGTCAAATTTTACACAAACTTCATGTGATGTCTCCCAAAGGAGATTGTTGATATATCTTTCATTTCCAGGTATTTCTAATTGGAGTGTGTCTGCCCTTCTATGTTGTTCATTCGGTCGACAAGCCATTAAGTATATGGGATTTTGTCGCTGTCCTTGTCTGTTTGAGTGGCATTGTTATTGCTTGCTGTGCCGACACTCAACTCCATCAATTTGTTAGTAGAAATGAAAAGCTGAAAGAACTTGGAAAGCCAGTGGTGCTTAATCTTGATAGGGGACTCTGGTACTATTCAAGGCATCCAAATTACTTTGGGGAGCAGTTGTGGTGGTGGGGATTAGTTGTACTTTCATGGAGCCTGGGCCATGGATGGACCGCTGTTGGGTCTCTCATCAATAGCATGTGCTTAGCCTATGTGACAATACTTGTTGAAGAGCGGATGGTAAAACAAGAGCATAGAGCTGAAGCATACAGGCTGTATCAGAAGACAACATCGGTTTGGGTACCTTGGTTCAAGTCATCTGCAGTAGCAGAGAAATACAAGAGTActtgatttaatatttcacTTTGTTTCAAACTCGAATGGTATTTCTTTCTATTGCCCGCTTCTGTGTTTCTGTCTTAGATATTTCTAGCACTTGCTTTTGTACTcagtgttttatttaaaagaagatgGATGCTATTCTGTGTGTAGTCAATTAGGTAACTGCATTAAGTTGCATAAAAGTGTCCTTTTTCATCTGTATTATGAAAGATTTATAATGATGGGAGCACAGGATTCCTATGTGATTGGTGTTTTAAATCATCTCCGGTTGCTTTGATGCGAAATGACATTAGAAGGGTTATTTAAACTGTCAAATCAAGCAGAGgaacttatattttaagttgAATGATGAAGGAAACCAATGTTTGGCAGCCCATATATCATCATAGCTGGATGGaacctttgttttttttttggcgcGGGGGGGCCGGGGGGGTGGGTTGACTTTTGTTTCAGAAATCATAGCGGTTCCAAATAACAAATGGTGGCATAATTTAGCTGCAATGCATTTGGTCCCATTGCTTCTATGATTATTGAGCTAAAAATAACTAATGCGAGGCATGAACTAGTGGGGGATTGGAATCCTAGGTATCACCTGGAAGCAGGAAGCCCGGCTCTTGTCCATGCCTACATGTCAGATATTTATGGCCTTGTTATCTTATAGAATCCGCTTGTACAATTCCCTTTCATCTGTACTTCCAAGGATCACTGCTGCTTTGTGTGCTATAGGTATTTACACAATTCCGTATCATCATCGTTACTGCTTTGCATGTTATACGTAATTAAAAGTACTCAAATTGAGATTAGAGTAATCACTTTTGAGAAGGATGTCGATTACACAAAACTGAAATTGATTGTGTTACTACATGCAGTTTGATGCATTCTTTTGCTATGAGATGTTTCTAGTTCCCCAGCACGAGCTCACGAGGATGGAAAATTAACAGAGAATGAGTATGGAAGCCAGAACACATTATCATACCACTCTGAAATACAGCATTGTGATGTAGGTTACCCTAATACACTGGATTAGAGTGCAGCATAgtactttctttcttttttttcactaCGGCATAATTATTCATTGAGAACGGGTGATGAGAGTGATTCTCTTGTTCCCTCTAtttttcttccctttttttaatgttggtGCCATGGATTTTGAGATGATCCGAATGGTAAAAACCATTTCTATAGAGGAATCGATCTCATTCAAAAaggaagaacaagaagaacaaaagaaacaacagCAATAGAAATGCAATTAAAGTGTCCACCGGAAgtagaaaaagagaaaagagcatttgaaaattataagcgaaaacaagaaaaagacaaattagGCTCATTTTTCTTCGCGCCATATGGCCACACGCTAATAAACAGTCATGTGGTCGAGTACTTTTAACctttcaaatattatataaggTTTAACGTCTGAGTAACACgtgttttaataattattaaaaaataatataatttctaaaaatagaCAAACAGataataaattgttaattttttccgTTTAGTGAAACGGCACTAAGATAAAATGGAAAGCCGctaataaaacattaataaccgaatttgtttctcttttttattttctttttatttttcatttctcttatggtttcttcttcttctaaacTTTCTtcgtttcttcttcttcatcttttttatttgtttacagCATATCTATTTTCTTTACAGCATgtctattttctttattacatttttacataattttttcattaactaTTTCATTTTGCAATAAATTCagcttataaatatttttttaccacaaaaaattattatatacaatacataatttacacaaaaattaatatattatttttaaattgatgaataagtgtttttttaattttaaaaaaaattaattaattaaattaaaaaatataaataactaagGAAGTAGATTCATGGAAAGAATATTcggatgataaaaaatatttaaaactatCATCATCAAACTATTTCTTAGAAAtgtaattctatatatatgtgtgtataaatgaaaatactaTTCACTGATTAAACttgttgaaatattatttttcaatctctCCATTTCTCAATCTCAAGAACATCACTACATGATCATCTTCTTGAATAACAACCTCCATGTCTGTCCCTTCATTTAGAACAAAATTCGagtcatttttaatttcttcaaaataattatcatgCCAAACAAACTTTTTATACAatgttataattacaattactATCTTTACTTACTTTCTGAATATATATCTTAGCATATCTTTTgcaattctttatttttgtttccatGCTCTAAAAGTACGTTCGATGACACTTCTGAATAAAGAATGCGCGTAAAAATGCACAtgtttaaataagaaaattcagTCTATCAGCGTTGATCtttatgaaagaaattttagGGTTATATTCCATGAAAGATACATAACATTGAtgcataatttgattttagctaaaataaaataagagtaattttgaaataaaaataatttaaagaggacattttaaatattttatcctaaatgatcagaattttttttgacaatctaaataattagattttaaaatattggtTCCAGCCACTATTTAATgaatacttatttattatatatacttaactaatcatatttttaaaataatatacttcaaaaaatattatcaaatatatattttaagtgataaaTTATCCAATAATCACTTATTTCACAATTTAAAGCAATCTCAAATATGCTCAAGCTCATAAAAATCCAACTtcgaataaataaataagggtCCGCCTCATTTATAGTGAATGTAACTTACAGCTGCCCCGTCAAATGTCATTGAGCACCCTATAatctatattatttacaatttatttataagtattataaaact encodes:
- the LOC102610235 gene encoding uncharacterized protein C594.04c, coding for MGRSNLKNAVIALLAPLPSILLHLSLLNHHYDYERQTNQYPIRSWCYHHPLLLANLLFFFNVNVLFWIISLIQNSNWMIDLYWTVIPVMLVHFFATHPLSLGQYNHWRSKVVIALTWVWSLRLSHNYMRREKWQWGAREDWRFNDMRSQYGKHWWWVSFFAVYLSQQVFLIGVCLPFYVVHSVDKPLSIWDFVAVLVCLSGIVIACCADTQLHQFVSRNEKLKELGKPVVLNLDRGLWYYSRHPNYFGEQLWWWGLVVLSWSLGHGWTAVGSLINSMCLAYVTILVEERMVKQEHRAEAYRLYQKTTSVWVPWFKSSAVAEKYKST